One Dehalogenimonas sp. THU2 DNA window includes the following coding sequences:
- a CDS encoding DEAD/DEAH box helicase family protein, translating into MKLQFEPNLDYQHDAIEAVCDLFRGQEICRTEFTVTRELASDQLGLPGMENELGIGNRLQLLDDEILRNLGDIQLRNGLRPSPILASGDFTVEMETGTGKTYVYLRTIFELNRRYGFTKFVIVVPSVAIKEGVYKTLQITEEHFQSLFANTPFEYFLYDSSKLGQVRNFATSPHIQIMVVTVGAINKKDVNNLYKDSEKTGGEKPIDLIKATRPILIVDEPQSVDGGLEGRGKEALGAMNPLSTLRYSATHVDKHHMVYRLDAVDAYERKLVKQIEVASLQVEGGHNRGYVKLISTSNKRGFFTARVELDVQELTGVSRKEVSVKPGDDLQQVAGRAVYADCLVQNIGCKIGDEYLELSNLEKPLRPGEVIGDVASDEIKRLMIRRTIEEHLDKELRLRPQGIKVLTLFFIDRVEYYRRYNDDGEPVKGKYAVMFEEEYRKAIAKPKYRTLFHDVDLESEATEVHDGYFSIDKKGTWTDTAENNQGNRENAERAYNLIMKEKEKLLSLDTKLKFIFSHSALREGWDNPNVFQICAIRDIGTERERRQTIGRGLRLCVNQQGERLRGFDFNTLTVIATEGYEQFAENLQKEIEQDTGIRFGIVEKHQFAALPIKDKDGRTAALGVAQSEILWVHLKEAGYVDAKGQVQNSLRIVLKEDTLELPEPFQPHLAQVKDILRKLTGKLDIKNADERMQVKTRQAVLHSEEFQALWDRIKHKTTYRVHFDNNNLVTECARALADCPPITRMRVQIRKADIAIGRGGVLSEETAAAAPITIEERDIELPDLLTDLQDKTQLTRRSLVRILTNSGRLDDFKHNPQQFVELATDSINHTKRLALVDGIKYRRLGDEYYYAQELFEQEELTGYLKNMLASEKSVYEHVVYSSSGVERTFAEGLEKNEAVKVYAKLPGWFKVPTPLGSYNPDWAVLVDKDDTERLYFVVETKGSLFTEDLRDKESAKIECGKVHFDSIAVIDNPARFVVARTIGDLMKHG; encoded by the coding sequence ATGAAACTTCAATTCGAGCCAAACCTAGACTATCAGCATGATGCTATCGAAGCAGTGTGCGATTTGTTCCGCGGCCAAGAAATCTGTCGTACTGAGTTTACCGTTACCCGGGAACTTGCGAGCGATCAACTGGGCTTGCCAGGAATGGAGAATGAGTTAGGTATAGGCAACCGTCTCCAACTCCTGGATGACGAAATACTAAGGAATCTGGGAGATATTCAACTCCGGAATGGTCTCAGACCATCTCCGATTCTGGCCTCTGGCGATTTCACGGTTGAAATGGAGACTGGCACCGGAAAAACATATGTCTACCTACGTACTATTTTTGAGTTGAATCGGCGGTACGGTTTCACAAAATTTGTCATCGTCGTCCCGTCTGTAGCCATAAAAGAGGGTGTTTACAAGACGTTGCAGATAACTGAAGAGCATTTTCAGAGCCTTTTTGCCAATACTCCCTTTGAATACTTTCTCTATGACTCCAGCAAGCTCGGTCAGGTGCGGAATTTTGCAACGAGTCCCCATATCCAGATTATGGTGGTAACGGTAGGCGCAATCAATAAGAAAGACGTGAATAATCTCTACAAGGACAGCGAGAAGACTGGCGGAGAGAAGCCTATTGACCTCATCAAGGCTACCCGGCCGATCCTAATCGTGGATGAGCCTCAAAGCGTGGACGGTGGCCTGGAGGGGCGTGGCAAAGAGGCATTGGGAGCCATGAACCCCCTAAGCACATTGAGGTATTCTGCTACTCACGTTGATAAGCATCACATGGTGTACCGTCTGGACGCGGTCGACGCTTATGAGCGGAAATTAGTCAAGCAAATCGAAGTAGCCTCCCTCCAGGTTGAAGGCGGTCACAACAGAGGTTACGTAAAATTGATATCCACGAGTAACAAACGAGGATTCTTTACCGCTAGGGTCGAACTTGATGTGCAGGAACTGACGGGAGTGAGTCGGAAAGAAGTTAGTGTCAAGCCGGGTGATGATCTTCAGCAGGTTGCAGGCCGAGCTGTATATGCGGATTGTTTGGTACAAAACATTGGATGCAAAATCGGCGACGAATACCTCGAACTGAGTAACTTGGAGAAACCGTTGCGCCCTGGCGAAGTCATCGGGGATGTCGCGAGCGATGAAATCAAACGACTCATGATTCGCCGTACTATAGAGGAACATCTGGACAAGGAACTACGCTTGCGACCGCAGGGGATCAAAGTCCTAACTTTGTTCTTCATCGATAGGGTTGAATATTACCGCAGATACAATGACGATGGTGAACCGGTTAAGGGTAAGTATGCCGTCATGTTCGAAGAAGAATATCGCAAGGCTATCGCAAAACCGAAATACCGCACACTTTTTCACGACGTGGATTTAGAATCGGAGGCCACCGAAGTACACGATGGTTATTTTTCCATTGATAAGAAGGGAACCTGGACAGACACCGCCGAAAACAACCAAGGCAACCGTGAAAATGCTGAACGTGCCTACAACCTTATCATGAAGGAAAAAGAGAAGCTATTAAGTCTTGACACGAAGCTGAAATTTATCTTTTCCCACTCCGCGCTGCGGGAAGGCTGGGATAACCCGAATGTTTTCCAGATTTGCGCCATACGTGATATTGGTACCGAACGAGAACGTCGCCAGACAATCGGACGCGGATTGCGCTTATGCGTGAACCAGCAAGGCGAGCGTCTGCGCGGTTTTGATTTCAACACACTTACCGTCATCGCCACAGAAGGGTATGAGCAGTTCGCTGAGAATCTCCAGAAGGAGATTGAGCAGGACACCGGTATCCGTTTTGGTATCGTGGAGAAGCATCAGTTCGCCGCTCTCCCGATTAAGGACAAAGATGGACGAACTGCGGCGCTTGGTGTCGCACAATCCGAAATCCTTTGGGTACATTTGAAAGAAGCCGGGTATGTGGATGCCAAAGGGCAAGTTCAGAACTCCCTGCGTATCGTGCTAAAAGAGGATACGCTGGAGCTCCCTGAACCGTTTCAACCGCATCTCGCACAAGTAAAGGACATCCTGCGGAAACTGACAGGCAAACTGGATATCAAGAATGCGGACGAACGTATGCAGGTGAAGACTCGACAGGCTGTCCTTCACAGCGAAGAGTTTCAGGCTCTTTGGGATCGCATTAAACATAAGACCACCTATCGAGTGCATTTTGATAACAACAACTTGGTGACGGAATGTGCAAGGGCGCTCGCAGACTGCCCACCGATTACTAGGATGAGAGTTCAAATTCGTAAGGCCGACATCGCTATCGGTCGAGGTGGCGTCTTATCGGAGGAAACGGCTGCCGCGGCACCGATCACAATTGAAGAAAGAGATATTGAATTACCTGACCTGCTGACGGACCTTCAGGACAAGACGCAGCTAACTCGCCGAAGTCTGGTGCGCATCTTGACTAACAGTGGCCGTCTGGATGATTTTAAACACAATCCTCAGCAGTTTGTTGAGTTAGCGACTGATTCGATCAATCACACTAAGCGCTTGGCCTTGGTGGATGGTATTAAATACCGGCGGCTAGGAGACGAATACTATTACGCCCAGGAGCTCTTTGAACAAGAAGAACTGACCGGGTATCTCAAAAACATGCTGGCTTCCGAGAAGTCGGTTTATGAGCACGTCGTTTATAGCTCATCTGGCGTCGAACGCACCTTCGCCGAAGGCCTTGAAAAGAATGAAGCTGTGAAAGTCTACGCCAAACTTCCTGGTTGGTTCAAAGTCCCGACTCCCTTAGGCAGCTACAATCCGGATTGGGCTGTGTTAGTTGATAAAGATGACACTGAACGTCTCTACTTTGTGGTCGAAACCAAGGGCAGCCTTTTTACAGAGGACTTACGCGACAAAGAAAGCGCCAAGATTGAGTGTGGCAAAGTACATTTTGATTCTATTGCGGTTATTGATAATCCAGCGAGATTCGTTGTAGCTAGAACGATCGGTGATCTAATGAAACATGGTTGA
- a CDS encoding DUF4391 domain-containing protein, whose translation MNLTAVINAFSIPSEARLDQRVPKKLLLEQDIPTAADKRLIQDGIDELLWVAALKPTNIGVPSFRDDVREYLEIAILSVKLRVSAKAPRLVELIHRAIPYPVVLVASQDEAINLSLAHKRWSQGEIGKVVIEDLRRTAPFKPDELTSDESAFLASLALSGLPGDNLFTLYQGWLDCVSALEAARQTGEFVRPIFGVKAANLRKSLDELTRIQHNIVLFRAQAEKEKQVSRRVALNLEIQRLETGLAAIIASLKDE comes from the coding sequence ATGAACTTGACCGCGGTTATCAACGCTTTCTCGATTCCATCCGAAGCCCGCCTGGACCAGCGAGTGCCAAAAAAACTGCTGCTGGAACAGGATATCCCAACTGCCGCGGATAAACGCCTGATTCAAGATGGCATCGACGAACTCCTCTGGGTTGCGGCCTTAAAGCCCACTAATATCGGGGTGCCTTCTTTTCGGGATGATGTTCGCGAATATCTTGAAATCGCCATTCTCTCGGTGAAACTCCGTGTATCCGCCAAAGCGCCCCGCCTTGTCGAGTTGATCCATCGCGCCATTCCATACCCGGTAGTGCTTGTCGCTTCACAGGACGAGGCTATCAATCTTTCACTCGCCCACAAGCGCTGGTCCCAAGGCGAGATAGGCAAAGTCGTTATCGAAGATTTACGCCGCACCGCACCTTTCAAGCCAGACGAGCTGACCAGTGACGAATCCGCGTTTTTAGCCAGTCTGGCGTTATCGGGTCTACCCGGTGACAATCTGTTTACCTTATATCAAGGATGGCTCGACTGTGTCTCTGCATTGGAGGCTGCCCGCCAAACCGGCGAATTCGTGCGCCCGATCTTCGGTGTGAAGGCGGCCAACCTGCGTAAGAGCCTCGATGAATTAACTCGAATCCAACACAATATTGTCCTCTTCCGAGCCCAGGCAGAAAAAGAAAAGCAGGTTAGCCGCCGCGTGGCATTGAATCTTGAAATCCAGCGGCTGGAAACCGGATTGGCCGCCATCATTGCGAGCCTGAAGGACGAATAG
- the tcmP gene encoding three-Cys-motif partner protein TcmP: MCDRCKSKPNSDGYPLLELGPWAKNKLHYLRYYSSLFTNGMKSRWPETVYLDLFAGPGLCTVRGTGETIQGSPMIALSQMPPFTHYVFVDSDKSHINSLNARSQSINAAGEKLILPGNCNNSEIINKIVNFIPPNALCLAFIDPFTWDIDFKTLRALTGSRRVDIILVFQIGGIKRAIESSTTSLDQFFGDDGKWRKLVANALPNQRTRSLLDHYRHQLSSLGYLGQQYPTEVSVVNTKNVPLYYMVFATKHPRGQDFWQKAIHHSATGTRTLPGF; this comes from the coding sequence GTGTGCGATCGCTGTAAGTCAAAACCAAATTCAGACGGCTACCCCCTCTTAGAATTGGGCCCATGGGCAAAAAACAAACTCCACTACTTAAGGTACTATTCATCATTGTTTACGAACGGCATGAAAAGCCGGTGGCCTGAGACTGTCTATTTAGACTTATTTGCCGGACCTGGATTGTGTACTGTTCGCGGTACCGGGGAAACAATTCAAGGATCGCCGATGATTGCTCTAAGCCAAATGCCTCCTTTTACACATTATGTTTTTGTCGATTCAGATAAGAGTCATATCAATTCGTTGAATGCCCGATCCCAGTCTATTAACGCTGCCGGTGAAAAACTGATCCTTCCAGGGAATTGTAATAATAGTGAAATCATAAACAAGATCGTCAATTTCATCCCACCGAATGCTTTATGCCTGGCCTTCATCGACCCATTCACTTGGGATATAGATTTTAAGACACTTCGGGCTCTAACAGGATCCCGCCGTGTGGACATCATCCTTGTATTCCAAATCGGAGGGATTAAACGGGCGATCGAGTCGAGCACGACCTCATTGGATCAATTTTTTGGGGACGATGGGAAATGGCGAAAACTGGTAGCTAACGCTTTGCCTAATCAACGCACAAGGTCACTTTTAGATCATTATCGGCATCAACTCTCGTCTTTAGGTTATCTTGGTCAGCAGTATCCAACTGAAGTTTCCGTCGTCAATACCAAAAATGTGCCCCTATATTACATGGTTTTTGCGACAAAACACCCTAGAGGGCAAGATTTTTGGCAAAAGGCAATTCACCACTCTGCAACCGGCACAAGGACACTGCCCGGATTTTGA
- the lexA gene encoding transcriptional repressor LexA encodes MKTLSAKQKKVLDYLTRFTEEHGYAPSVRDVAEGCGLNSATVAQYYLGVLEREGYINRSRGISRSISLPGAGTRSMRLVPLLGTIAAGSPIPVPNDTTWEMTPEEMIEVSDDIIRGRTNVFALRVKGTSMIDALVDDGDTVLLTQTRTAEDGSMVAVWLQDSNEVTLKKIYREPGRIRLQPANQFMAPFYCQPEDVEIQGKVIGLIRKLD; translated from the coding sequence ATGAAGACTCTTTCAGCTAAACAGAAAAAAGTTCTCGATTACCTTACCCGTTTCACCGAAGAACACGGTTATGCCCCGTCGGTGCGGGATGTCGCCGAGGGTTGCGGGCTGAATTCTGCCACGGTGGCCCAGTATTACCTGGGGGTGCTGGAGCGGGAAGGTTATATCAACCGGAGCCGGGGGATTTCCCGGAGCATCAGCCTGCCGGGGGCGGGGACCCGGTCCATGAGGCTGGTGCCGCTTTTAGGCACTATCGCCGCGGGCAGTCCCATACCGGTGCCCAACGATACCACATGGGAGATGACGCCGGAGGAGATGATAGAAGTTTCCGACGATATCATCCGCGGCCGCACCAATGTCTTTGCCCTGAGGGTGAAAGGCACTTCGATGATCGACGCCCTGGTGGATGACGGCGATACCGTCTTGCTGACCCAGACCAGGACCGCCGAGGATGGTTCCATGGTGGCGGTGTGGCTGCAGGATAGCAATGAAGTCACCCTGAAGAAGATCTACCGGGAACCCGGCCGGATCCGCCTTCAACCCGCCAACCAGTTCATGGCGCCTTTTTATTGCCAGCCTGAGGACGTCGAGATCCAGGGTAAGGTCATCGGCCTTATCCGCAAACTGGATTAG
- a CDS encoding phage Gp37/Gp68 family protein translates to MSFESSIEWTQATWNPVTGCSEISPGCAHCYAARFANRLKCMGNPRYTNGFRVTMHDDLIDLPLSWKRPTRIFVNSMSDLFHEEIPLEFIEAVFTTISTASWHRFQILTKRASRLLEISPYLSWPSNLLMGVTVENQDYIWRLEKLKKVPAAVKFVSCEPLLGQLNLPLEDLDWVIVGGESGPGARTMDLNWVREIRDQCSLVKLPFFLKQLGGTRNKRGEQLAQLDGQLWKELPEILLMKSYPYKENDVRRNRVRSL, encoded by the coding sequence ATGTCTTTTGAGTCATCTATCGAGTGGACACAGGCGACTTGGAATCCGGTGACCGGATGTTCTGAGATATCACCCGGTTGCGCCCATTGCTATGCTGCAAGGTTCGCCAATCGATTAAAATGTATGGGTAACCCAAGATACACAAATGGTTTTCGGGTTACTATGCATGATGATTTAATTGACCTCCCCCTTAGTTGGAAGCGCCCAACTCGGATTTTTGTCAATTCCATGTCTGACCTTTTCCACGAGGAAATACCTCTTGAATTTATCGAAGCTGTATTTACAACGATTAGTACTGCTTCTTGGCACAGGTTTCAGATACTTACGAAACGGGCCTCACGTCTTTTAGAAATCTCACCCTATTTATCATGGCCAAGTAATCTCTTGATGGGCGTAACCGTCGAGAATCAGGATTATATTTGGCGCCTTGAGAAGCTGAAAAAAGTACCGGCTGCAGTGAAATTTGTGTCTTGTGAGCCATTGTTAGGACAACTGAATTTGCCACTTGAGGATTTGGATTGGGTGATAGTAGGAGGGGAAAGCGGGCCTGGCGCACGCACCATGGATTTGAACTGGGTAAGGGAGATACGCGATCAATGCTCCCTGGTCAAGCTCCCGTTTTTTCTTAAACAGCTTGGTGGTACCAGGAACAAACGAGGTGAACAACTTGCACAATTGGATGGCCAGTTGTGGAAGGAATTACCCGAAATTCTCTTGATGAAATCGTACCCATATAAAGAGAACGACGTCCGGAGGAATCGTGTGCGATCGCTGTAA
- the rsgA gene encoding ribosome small subunit-dependent GTPase A: protein MNIDQSENQLTNLDALGWDSFFQQHFQNMEIPDSVPARVSSESKGSFQAYSRYGEFTVKVTGKMRRLAEAGEDYPAVGDWVVINPLPGEQKGMIQAVLPRKSKFSRRAAGERTEEQVVSANVDTVFIVSGLDGGRSFNLRRIERYLTLAWNSGATPAIVLNKIDVCSDVDAFIRAVEDIAPGVSVHPVSARNRIGLDALKKYLSKGKTAAFLGSSGAGKSALINALLGQEKQETGDVRQDDRMGRHTTTRRELILLPGGGVMIDTPGMREIQMWAGEEDLQGAFHDIETLARECRFNDCSHSVESGCAVRAAIERGELDSGRLEGYLKIQKEIVFLDLKEEGGTRLVEKTKFKPIAKLVKEMKNRP, encoded by the coding sequence ATGAATATCGATCAAAGTGAAAATCAGCTAACGAACCTCGACGCTCTTGGCTGGGATTCATTTTTTCAGCAGCACTTTCAGAATATGGAAATCCCGGATTCGGTGCCGGCCAGAGTGAGTTCCGAGTCCAAAGGCTCGTTTCAAGCATACAGCCGATACGGTGAGTTTACAGTTAAGGTGACGGGTAAAATGAGGCGCCTTGCCGAGGCGGGAGAAGACTATCCGGCAGTCGGCGATTGGGTAGTCATTAACCCGTTGCCCGGCGAGCAAAAAGGTATGATCCAGGCGGTATTACCGAGAAAGAGCAAGTTTTCCAGGAGAGCCGCAGGGGAGCGCACGGAAGAACAGGTCGTCTCAGCTAATGTCGATACCGTTTTTATCGTCAGCGGCTTGGACGGCGGCCGGAGTTTTAACCTGCGAAGGATCGAGCGGTACCTAACGCTGGCCTGGAACAGCGGAGCTACACCGGCCATCGTCCTGAATAAAATCGATGTTTGCTCGGATGTCGATGCCTTTATCCGGGCTGTCGAAGACATCGCTCCGGGAGTATCCGTCCACCCTGTCAGCGCCAGGAATCGGATCGGGTTAGATGCATTGAAGAAGTACCTGTCGAAAGGGAAAACAGCCGCCTTTTTAGGCTCTTCCGGCGCTGGCAAGTCCGCCCTCATCAATGCCTTACTCGGCCAGGAGAAACAGGAGACCGGGGACGTTCGGCAGGATGACCGCATGGGCAGGCATACCACTACCAGGCGTGAGCTCATTCTTCTGCCCGGCGGGGGCGTTATGATCGATACCCCCGGCATGAGAGAGATCCAGATGTGGGCCGGAGAAGAGGATCTCCAGGGCGCCTTTCACGATATCGAGACGTTGGCCAGGGAATGCCGCTTCAACGATTGCAGTCACAGCGTCGAATCCGGCTGCGCCGTCAGAGCGGCCATTGAGCGGGGTGAACTGGACTCCGGTCGGTTGGAAGGTTACCTGAAGATCCAAAAAGAGATAGTTTTTCTGGACTTGAAGGAAGAGGGTGGTACCCGTCTTGTTGAAAAGACGAAGTTCAAGCCGATAGCGAAATTGGTAAAAGAAATGAAAAACAGGCCTTGA
- a CDS encoding site-specific DNA-methyltransferase: MKKLTTQDSETKSTDIIKENIAELKTLFPEALTEDKVDLNVLKQLLGGKVDETEEKYGLNWLGKRRSRQIALTPSSGTLRPCPGDSVDWETTQNLMIEGDNLEVLKLLQKSYARKVKLIYIDPPYNTGSDFVYPDDFQDNIKNYLMRTGQMESDGRKNSSNTEASGRWHTDWLNMMYPRLRLARNLLRDDGMIFISIDDNEIANLRKMCDDIFGEENYRNMVVIRRGAKSVQAQFNTWDKLGSGYEFILIYSKCSDYRFPQMRRSLDETRSGSWNNHWRGTDRPTMRYQLLGITPETGQWRWSQSRSEIAVSNFQEMLSTIGKTKEAITQEEIDAYYVERIDDDLDFIRLSSNGNPEHYVPPSDSVLLNDIWFDLPTSSSKEVLALFEQKKVFDNPKQTRLIQRILDFADKDAIVLDFFAGSGTTGHAVMAQNANDNGMRRYILIQLPEALNPQENGQKIAANFCDKLAKPHNIAELTKERLRRTAKKIRDEAPLFMGDLGFRVFKLDSSNIRAWEPDRDNLAATLEAHAEHIKTDRTEQDILFELLLKLGLDLTVPIEHKTIAGKTVHSIGAGTLIVCLDTQITSAEVEPLSLGIVEWHKQLAPAGEVQIVFRDSAFADDVSKTNLTAILDQYGLENVRSL; the protein is encoded by the coding sequence ATGAAGAAACTGACCACCCAGGATTCCGAAACCAAATCGACTGATATCATCAAAGAGAATATCGCCGAGCTAAAAACCCTCTTCCCTGAAGCCCTCACAGAGGACAAGGTTGATCTCAATGTGCTCAAGCAACTACTCGGCGGCAAGGTCGATGAAACCGAGGAGAAATACGGTCTCAACTGGCTTGGCAAGCGCAGGTCCCGCCAAATTGCTTTGACTCCTTCTTCAGGCACTCTTCGTCCGTGCCCGGGGGATAGCGTTGACTGGGAAACTACACAAAATCTCATGATAGAAGGCGACAATCTCGAAGTTCTAAAACTTCTTCAGAAGAGCTATGCCAGGAAAGTGAAGCTAATTTACATTGATCCGCCCTATAACACTGGTAGCGACTTTGTTTATCCTGATGATTTTCAGGACAACATCAAAAACTATCTAATGCGAACCGGACAAATGGAATCGGACGGCCGGAAGAACTCAAGCAACACCGAAGCATCTGGGCGGTGGCATACCGATTGGCTCAACATGATGTATCCGCGCCTGAGGTTGGCCCGGAATTTACTCAGGGATGACGGGATGATATTTATTAGCATCGATGATAATGAAATAGCAAACCTGAGGAAAATGTGTGATGACATTTTTGGAGAAGAGAACTACCGTAATATGGTGGTTATTCGGAGGGGAGCGAAGTCCGTCCAAGCCCAGTTTAACACCTGGGACAAATTGGGTAGTGGATACGAGTTTATCTTAATATATTCCAAATGTTCAGACTATCGATTTCCACAAATGCGTAGGTCATTGGACGAAACACGCTCTGGGAGCTGGAATAATCATTGGCGAGGCACTGATCGCCCAACTATGCGCTATCAACTTCTCGGGATAACACCTGAGACTGGACAATGGCGCTGGTCACAATCACGCAGTGAAATCGCAGTTAGTAACTTTCAAGAGATGTTATCAACAATTGGAAAGACCAAAGAAGCGATAACACAAGAAGAAATTGATGCGTACTATGTGGAACGAATTGATGATGACTTGGACTTCATCAGACTTTCATCGAATGGAAATCCAGAGCATTACGTTCCACCTTCTGATAGTGTTCTACTTAACGATATATGGTTCGACTTACCGACAAGTAGCTCGAAAGAAGTTCTTGCCCTTTTTGAGCAGAAGAAGGTTTTCGACAATCCTAAACAAACACGCTTAATTCAACGGATATTGGATTTTGCCGATAAAGATGCCATTGTCCTTGATTTCTTTGCCGGCTCCGGAACAACTGGCCACGCGGTCATGGCTCAGAACGCAAATGATAATGGTATGCGTCGATATATTCTTATCCAGCTGCCCGAAGCGCTTAATCCTCAAGAAAATGGCCAAAAAATCGCTGCGAATTTCTGTGACAAGCTTGCGAAGCCACACAATATCGCAGAACTTACAAAAGAACGGCTTCGTCGAACCGCGAAAAAAATACGAGACGAGGCCCCCCTTTTTATGGGTGACTTAGGCTTCCGCGTGTTCAAACTCGATTCAAGCAATATCCGGGCATGGGAACCGGACCGTGACAACTTGGCGGCGACATTAGAAGCGCACGCTGAACACATCAAAACCGATCGTACTGAGCAGGATATCCTGTTCGAGTTGCTGCTAAAGCTCGGGCTTGACCTAACTGTGCCAATCGAGCATAAAACCATTGCGGGGAAGACAGTACATAGTATCGGCGCTGGCACGCTGATTGTCTGCCTAGACACCCAAATCACATCCGCCGAAGTCGAGCCGCTTTCGCTCGGTATCGTGGAGTGGCACAAGCAACTAGCGCCGGCGGGCGAAGTCCAAATTGTTTTCCGTGATAGTGCCTTCGCTGATGACGTGTCAAAGACAAACCTCACCGCGATTCTCGATCAATACGGTCTGGAAAACGTGAGGAGTCTCTAA